The window TCATGAGACTCTCCAAGGTGTGAGCGGTGTGAGCGAATAACACGAACACCGCGAAGCTTAGGGTCTCTTTGTGACAGTAACGTGACTTACCGTGAAACAGATGTGACAGTAGGATTACGAGGGTGAAAGGCGTTTTGACGGACAAAATGCCGATTTGACGGAATTGCCGACGCCGTTCTGAAGATTAGGCGATAAAGATGGGGCGCGAACGTTTGCGTGCGGGTTTTGGGTTTGGGTTTTGCTTTTTTGATTTTTTTGCTGCAGGGGGTCCGCTGGATTGTCTGGCGGTAAACGGTCAGCGGCGGGGCGACCTCTCGATCGCCCCGCCGCTGTTCGACACATCCGAAATTTAGGCCGTTGCCTGCTTGACCGCGCCGGCAATCGCTTCCGCGTGACGGATCGCGTCATCGGCATGCTCGGCTTCCACCATCACGCGCAGCACCGGTTCCGTACCGGATGCGCGAATCAGCACGCGGCCGCGGCCATGCAGCGCCTCCTCGGCATGACTGATCGCGCGACGGATCGCGTCGCTGCCCTTCCAGTCCGCGTCGGGCTTCATCCGCACGTTGATCAGCTTTTGCGGGAACAGCGTCACGCCGTCGAGCAGATCGGCCAGCGTCTGCTCGCTGCGCTTCATCGCGGCCAGCACGAGCAACGCAGAGACGATGCCGTCGCCGGTCGAATGGCGGTCAAGGGAGAGAATATGGCCGGAGCCTTCCGCTCCGAGTTGCCAGCCGTGCTCGCGCAACTGCTCGAGCACGTAGCGGTCGCCCACCGCCGCGCGGACGAACTTCACACCGTCTCGTTGCAGCGCGACTTCAACCGCCATGTTGGTCATCAAGGTGCCGACCGCGCCTTCCACCTTGCCCTCTGTCGCGACGCGATCCTTGACCAGCACGTACAGCAATTCGTCGCCGTTATACAGGCGGCCGGCTGCGTCGACGATCTGCAGACGGTCGGCGTCGCCGTCGAGCGCAATGCCGAGGTCGGCGTGGTTCGCGCGCACCGCGCGCACCAGCGCGTCCGGCGCGGTCGCGCCGACGCCGTCGTTGATGTTGAAGCCGTTCGGCGCGACGCCGATCGGAATCACGTCCGCGCCGAGTTCGTGGAACACGTGCGGTGCGATGTCGTAGGCGGCGCCGTGCGCACAATCCACCACCAGCTTCAGCCCGCGCAGGTCGAACGCGGCCGGGAACGTGCTCTTGCAGAACTCGATGTAGCGGCCGGCGGCGTCGTCGAGACGTCGCGCCTTGCCGAGTTGCTCGGAAGCCGCGCAGGAGAGCGGCAGATCGAGCTGCTCTTCGATCTGCAATTCCACTTCGTCGGGCAGCTTGTTGCCGTCGGCGGAGAAGAATTTGATGCCGTTGTCGTAGTACGGATTGTGCGATGCGCTGATCACCACGCCCGCGGCGAGCCGCAACGCGCGCGTCAGGTAGGCGACACCGGGAGTCGGCATCGGGCCGGCCAGCATCACGTCGACGCCTGCCGCCGAGAAACCCGCTTCCAGCGCGGCTTCGAGCATGTAGCCCGACACCCGCGTGTCTTTGCCGATCAGCACGGTCGGCCGGGCGCCGCTCTTAGCCCAGCGGTCCGCGCCCGCGAGCACCTTGCCGGCCGCGTAGCCGAGCCGCAACACAAACTCCGGCGTAATCGGGCCTTCGCCGACCTTGCCTCGAATCCCATCCGTTCCAAAATAACGACGTGCCATGTTTTATCTTCCTCCTTGGCTTTTTTCAGGTTCTAGCCTGCGGGCGGCTTATCGCCGCATCGCGCATGGCTGCCCACACTTTCAATGCATCCACTGTTTGCGCGACATCATGCACGCGCAGAATCGCGGCGCCCCGCTCGGCGGCACACACCGCCGCGGCGACGCTGCCGGCGACGCGCTCCGGCGCCGGACGCCCAATCACCGCGCCGACCATCGACTTACGCGACATGCCCGCGAGAATCGGATACGGCGGCTTGGCCCGCGGCGCCGTGTCCTGCAGATGCGCGAGCAAAGTGTAGTTGTGTTCGATGACCGCTTTACCGAAGCCGAAGCCCGGATCCACGCTGATACGCGCGCGCGCGACGCCTGCTTGCGTCAACGCGGCCACACGTTCCTCGAGAAACTGCCGGACTTCGCCGATTACATCATCGTAGACAGGCTCGCCGAGCTGCATGGTTTGCGGCTCGCCGAGCATATGCATTACACATAGGCCACAGTTGCTGTCGCGTACCGCGTCGATGGCGCCGGACATGCGGAAGCCCCAGATGTCGTTGATCAGATCGGCGCCTGCGCTCAACGCATGGCGCATCACTTCGGGCTTGTAGGTATCGATCGACAACGGCACGTTCGCCGCGCGAAGCTGCTCGACGAGCGGAATCACCCGTTCAAGCTCTTCGTCGAGCGGCACCGGCGGCGCGCCGGGCCGGGTGGACTCGCCGCCAATGTCGATGATGTCCGCGCCGTCGAGCAGCATACGCTCGGCCTGGCGCAGCGCGTCGCCGCGCATGGCGTATTGACCACCGTCGGAAAACGAGTCCGGCGTGATGTTCAGGATGCCCATGACCAACGGGCGTTCAAAGGTCAGCTTGAAGCGTCCGCATTGCAGCGGCTCGGGCAACGGAGCGGGAGATAAATCGACTGTCGACACGTAGCGATGCATTAAATAAAACGAGATAAATGCAAAACGGGCCGGTGTGAAAACACACCGGCCCGCACTTTCTACTTCTGGCTCATCAAGCCGGCGCGGTCGCGCTACCCGGCTTGACCTCGGTGCCCGGGCTGCCGCCCGACGAGGCGTCGCTTGCCGACGGTGTCGAGCTGCTGGTCTTCGGCGAACGCGGCGGAAGACCTGCCATGATGTCGTTGATCTGATCGGCGTCGATCGTTTCCCACTCCATCAAAGCGGCGGTCATGGCTTCGACCTTGTCGCGGTTTTCGTCCAGCAGGCGCTTGGCGAGGTTGTACTGCTCGTCCAGCACGCGACGGATTTCCGCGTCGACCTTTTGCTGCGTCGCTTCCGAAATGGTCCGCGTGAAACCGCGGCCAAACGGCGTGGCGTCGTTTTCGTCGTCGACGTAGACCATCGGTCCGAGCGCGTCCGTCATACCGAAGCGAGCCACCATGGCGCGCGCGGTTTGCGTGGCCTTGTTGAAGTCGTCCGATGCGCCGGTGCTGATCAGATTCAGGAACAACTCTTCCGCTACGCGACCGCCGAACAGGATCGCCAGACGATCCAGCAGATAGTCTTTCGAGTACGTTTCGTTGTCGTGCTCCGGCAACTGCCACGTCACGCCAAGTGCACGGCCGCGCGGAATGATCGTGACCTTGTGCACCGGATCGGCCTTCGGCAACAGCTTGGCGATCACCGCATGACCCGACTCGTGGTAAGCCGTGGCGCGCTTCGATTCTTCGCGGATCACGGCCGACTTACGCTCCGGACCCATGAAGATCTTGTCTTTCGCGTCTTCGAAGTCGTTCATCTCGACGATGCGCTTGCCGCGACGAGCCGCGAACAGTGCCGCTTCGTTCACGAGATTCGCGAGGTCAGCGCCCGAGAAGCCCGGCGTGCCGCGTGCGATCACCGCTGCGTCGACGTCGTTCGAAATCGGCACCTTGCGCAGGTGAACCTTCATGATGTGCTCGCGACCGCGAATGTCCGGCAGACCGACATACACCTGACGGTCGAAACGGCCCGGACGCAGCAGCGCCTTATCGAGCACGTCCGAACGGTTCGTTGCAGCGATCACGATCACGCCAGAGTTCGCTTCGAAGCCGTCCATCTCGACCAGCATCTGGTTCAAGGTCTGTTCGCGCTCGTCGTTACCGCCGCCCATGCCGGCGCCACGATGACGGCCGACCGCGTCGATTTCGTCGATGAACACGATGCACGGTGCGTGCTTCTTGGCCTGCTCGAACATGTCACGCACACGAGCCGCACCGACACCGACGAACATTTCCACGAAGTCCGAACCCGAGATGCTAAAGAACGGCACTTTCGCTTCACCGGCGATAGCGCGCGCCAGCAGCGTCTTACCGGTTCCCGGCGGCCCGACCAGCAGCACGCCGCGCGGTATCCGCCCGCCCAGCTTCTGGAACTTCTGCGGATCGCGAAGGAAGTCGACCAGCTCAGACACTTCTTCTTTCGCTTCGTCGCAGCCAGCAACGTCGGTGAAATTGATTGCGTTGTTGTTTTCGTCGATCAGACGCGCACGGGATTTACCGAACGAGAACGCACCGCCTTTCCCGCCTCCCTGCATCTGTCTCATCATGTAGAACCAGAAACCGATGATCAGGATCGTCGGCCCGAGATAGTACAGCGCCGACACGAGCGCATTCGGTTCGTCGTCAGCCTTGCCGCTCACCTGAACGCCGTACTTCATCAGATCGCCGACCATCCAGATGTCACCGGGCGACACGATCTGGTATTTCTGGCCGTCTGCTGGAGTGACCGTGAGGTTACGCCCCTGGACAATGACGTTCTTGACTTTGCCGGCCTTCGCGTCGTCCATGAACTGCGAATAGGAAACGCCTTCCTGGACACGGGGCTTGTCGAACTGCTTGAACACCGTAAACAGCACCAGTGCGATAACCAGCCACACTGCTGCCTTCGAAAACATATTGTTGTTCAAAGCACCACTCCTTCACTTAGACGGGCGCCTACATTTGCCTTGCGGCACCACGAAAGCATTCTAATCCAGTCCGCAGACCCCTGCCATAAGGTTTCGCTACCACAGAAATAGCGTAGCGGGCATTTACCGCGCCGATTTCCGACGCCATGAAGCCATTATCGGCAGATGCGGATCCGTCCTGCAGCTTCCCTATGCGGGCCGCTTGAGATGCTTACCCAAAATAAACGTTTCTGACGACTTGTCCCGCGACGCTTTCGGCTTGCGGGCCGCCACCACCTTGAACTGTTGCTTGAACTTTTCGACAATCTGGCTGTAACCGCTGCCATGGAAACATTTGACTAAAAGGGCACCATCCGGCTTCAGGTGATTTTGCGAAAATTCCATCGCAAGATCGCACAGATGCTCGATTCGCGCGGCATCCGCCACCGCCACTCCCGACAGGTTGGGCGCCATATCCGAAATTACAAGGTCGACCTGACGTTCTCCGACCAATTCTTCCAGTTGGAGCACCACCGAGTCTTCGCGGAAGTCGCCCAGGATGAAGTGAACGTCGGAAATCGGCTCCATGGGCAGCATGTCCAGCGCGATGATGGTCCCGTCGATGCCGCCCTGACGTTCGGCGTCGCGCTGCGAGCCCTTCGCCAGCTTGTTGCGTGCGTACTGGCTCCAGCTACCCGGCACTGAGCCCAGATCGACGATCACCTGCCCCGGCCGGATCAGCTTGTCCTGTTCGTCGATTTCCTTGAGCTTATAGGCCGCGCGGGCGCGATAGCCCTCCCGCTGCGCCATTTTCACGTACGGATCGTTGATGTGGTCGTGCAGCCACGCGGTATTGAACTTGTTTTTTGCCATTAAACGTTGAACTCTTGCTGCGTCATGTCGCGCTTTAGCGGATAATACGCGGTTAATTCGCGCGGACACCGCCAAAACTGGCTGCCATCCGCGATTCTGATGTTCTGACGCGCCGCCCTGCCGAACCGCCCCGATCGAGCCAATCGAACGACTGGATCGGAAACGCAGGTGCCGCCATTTTAGTCGAGTCTCCCACTTTCCATGTCTGCCCTCAAAGTCTCTACCGACCAACGCGCCGAGTTGCGCTCCCAGGCACATGCGCTCAAACCGGTCGTGCTCGTCGGCGCCGAAGGTTTGACCGACGCTGTGCTGACCGAAATCAAGGTTCACCTGGGCGCGCACCAGTTGATCAAAATCCGCGTGTTCGGCGACGAACGCGAAGAACGCATCGCGATCTACGAAGAAATCTGCGACAAACTGAATGCCGCGCCGATTCAGCATATCGGCAAGCTGCTGGTGATCTGGAAGCCGGAAGCGGCCGAAAAACCCGCAGCGAAGACCAAGCGCGGCGCCCTGCCGAGCGCTCGCGAAGCCGCTGTCGAAGCCAAGCCGGGTAAAGGCCGTGCACCGCGCGTCGTCACCGTGGTAAAGCCCAGCGAAATCCCGATGCGCAAGCCGAAGGCCAAAGCAGTCGTCGTGCGTGGCAATGAACGCGTCACGCAAGGCGGCAACATCAAGCGCGCCAAGAAGCGCCAAACCAGCGCGAAGCGCTCGCATCAGTCGTCGAAATAAACGGGTGATGAGAGGTGCGGGCGAGGTCCGCACCTTGGGTTCAGTCGGCACAGGTCCCGCTTTCCTGGACTTGTGCCGACAGCAGCAGCCGCCGGGAATTTAGCAGCGCGATCGTGCAGCACTGCATCGACCAGATTGCGGCTTGTTGAGCAACGCTATCAGCCAAGCCCAACTCAACCCGCCACGCGCGCACTAACCGGCGCCGCGGTTATAGCACACCACCGCCGCGCTCAGCCGGCAACCTTCCCCGCCGTATCGCGAGCAGCACCCTGCTCCGCTACTACAATGCCGGCGCCCGCGGGCAGCTTCCACACCAGCGCGACGCCCAGCAGGCTCTCAATCAGATAGAACAGACTCGACACGCCGTGCAGAATGCCAAAGCGAGTCGCGTAAGCCGAATGCCCGACATCCGTGCCCGCCTGCAGCGCGGCAATGCGTATTGCATTCATAAACGGCTGCAACGCGAAGTAGCCCACCAGCACACACACCAGCATGCCGACAATCAGCCAGCGCAACTGGCGATAAGCGTTAGCGCCACGCCGAACCAGCACGTTGGCCAGCCCCAGCAGCAAAATGCCGCACACGGCGCCCAGCACACCCTCGATGCGAAACAGTTGCGCCGCCACCGCGCCGGCCGAAATCCGGTCGAGCGATGTGAATAACACCGGCGCGACCGCATAGCCGATAGTCAG is drawn from Burkholderia sp. 9120 and contains these coding sequences:
- the glmM gene encoding phosphoglucosamine mutase is translated as MARRYFGTDGIRGKVGEGPITPEFVLRLGYAAGKVLAGADRWAKSGARPTVLIGKDTRVSGYMLEAALEAGFSAAGVDVMLAGPMPTPGVAYLTRALRLAAGVVISASHNPYYDNGIKFFSADGNKLPDEVELQIEEQLDLPLSCAASEQLGKARRLDDAAGRYIEFCKSTFPAAFDLRGLKLVVDCAHGAAYDIAPHVFHELGADVIPIGVAPNGFNINDGVGATAPDALVRAVRANHADLGIALDGDADRLQIVDAAGRLYNGDELLYVLVKDRVATEGKVEGAVGTLMTNMAVEVALQRDGVKFVRAAVGDRYVLEQLREHGWQLGAEGSGHILSLDRHSTGDGIVSALLVLAAMKRSEQTLADLLDGVTLFPQKLINVRMKPDADWKGSDAIRRAISHAEEALHGRGRVLIRASGTEPVLRVMVEAEHADDAIRHAEAIAGAVKQATA
- the folP gene encoding dihydropteroate synthase, which codes for MSTVDLSPAPLPEPLQCGRFKLTFERPLVMGILNITPDSFSDGGQYAMRGDALRQAERMLLDGADIIDIGGESTRPGAPPVPLDEELERVIPLVEQLRAANVPLSIDTYKPEVMRHALSAGADLINDIWGFRMSGAIDAVRDSNCGLCVMHMLGEPQTMQLGEPVYDDVIGEVRQFLEERVAALTQAGVARARISVDPGFGFGKAVIEHNYTLLAHLQDTAPRAKPPYPILAGMSRKSMVGAVIGRPAPERVAGSVAAAVCAAERGAAILRVHDVAQTVDALKVWAAMRDAAISRPQART
- the ftsH gene encoding ATP-dependent zinc metalloprotease FtsH is translated as MNNNMFSKAAVWLVIALVLFTVFKQFDKPRVQEGVSYSQFMDDAKAGKVKNVIVQGRNLTVTPADGQKYQIVSPGDIWMVGDLMKYGVQVSGKADDEPNALVSALYYLGPTILIIGFWFYMMRQMQGGGKGGAFSFGKSRARLIDENNNAINFTDVAGCDEAKEEVSELVDFLRDPQKFQKLGGRIPRGVLLVGPPGTGKTLLARAIAGEAKVPFFSISGSDFVEMFVGVGAARVRDMFEQAKKHAPCIVFIDEIDAVGRHRGAGMGGGNDEREQTLNQMLVEMDGFEANSGVIVIAATNRSDVLDKALLRPGRFDRQVYVGLPDIRGREHIMKVHLRKVPISNDVDAAVIARGTPGFSGADLANLVNEAALFAARRGKRIVEMNDFEDAKDKIFMGPERKSAVIREESKRATAYHESGHAVIAKLLPKADPVHKVTIIPRGRALGVTWQLPEHDNETYSKDYLLDRLAILFGGRVAEELFLNLISTGASDDFNKATQTARAMVARFGMTDALGPMVYVDDENDATPFGRGFTRTISEATQQKVDAEIRRVLDEQYNLAKRLLDENRDKVEAMTAALMEWETIDADQINDIMAGLPPRSPKTSSSTPSASDASSGGSPGTEVKPGSATAPA
- a CDS encoding RlmE family RNA methyltransferase, coding for MAKNKFNTAWLHDHINDPYVKMAQREGYRARAAYKLKEIDEQDKLIRPGQVIVDLGSVPGSWSQYARNKLAKGSQRDAERQGGIDGTIIALDMLPMEPISDVHFILGDFREDSVVLQLEELVGERQVDLVISDMAPNLSGVAVADAARIEHLCDLAMEFSQNHLKPDGALLVKCFHGSGYSQIVEKFKQQFKVVAARKPKASRDKSSETFILGKHLKRPA
- a CDS encoding YhbY family RNA-binding protein, translating into MSALKVSTDQRAELRSQAHALKPVVLVGAEGLTDAVLTEIKVHLGAHQLIKIRVFGDEREERIAIYEEICDKLNAAPIQHIGKLLVIWKPEAAEKPAAKTKRGALPSAREAAVEAKPGKGRAPRVVTVVKPSEIPMRKPKAKAVVVRGNERVTQGGNIKRAKKRQTSAKRSHQSSK
- a CDS encoding DUF4149 domain-containing protein, with translation MPHRFFRLLTVVWVGSLLTIGYAVAPVLFTSLDRISAGAVAAQLFRIEGVLGAVCGILLLGLANVLVRRGANAYRQLRWLIVGMLVCVLVGYFALQPFMNAIRIAALQAGTDVGHSAYATRFGILHGVSSLFYLIESLLGVALVWKLPAGAGIVVAEQGAARDTAGKVAG